From the genome of Scytonema hofmannii PCC 7110, one region includes:
- a CDS encoding DUF928 domain-containing protein translates to MLDKEIKIRALTTIFLTSLLTCSFTLPQIVMAEAREGLPGRRVGGGTRSGCELNAKQLMALAPENNLGLTKAAYPTLFFYVPETSTPKTVEFILRDDKNRLVYEKSFTKTGSSGIINLSLPQAKSLPPLTIDKNYRWYLSMICEPKNRAKDIVVSGWIRRVQPDPIFMKKLEQTKTDAERADLYASAGLWQDALVTLAQPRYTQPNNSQLATSWTKLLQTEKLEAIAQEPLLSNR, encoded by the coding sequence ATGCTTGACAAAGAAATTAAAATTAGGGCGCTGACAACTATCTTTTTGACTTCTCTACTGACTTGCTCCTTTACACTACCACAAATAGTTATGGCAGAGGCTAGAGAGGGATTACCAGGACGGCGAGTCGGAGGAGGAACACGTAGTGGATGCGAACTTAATGCCAAACAACTGATGGCATTAGCGCCCGAAAACAATTTAGGATTGACAAAAGCTGCGTATCCCACATTGTTTTTCTATGTACCCGAAACCTCTACTCCCAAAACAGTAGAGTTTATCCTCCGAGACGATAAGAACCGTTTAGTCTACGAGAAAAGTTTCACAAAAACTGGTTCATCCGGAATTATTAATCTCAGCTTGCCTCAAGCTAAATCTTTACCTCCACTAACCATTGATAAAAACTATCGTTGGTATTTGTCAATGATTTGCGAGCCAAAGAATAGAGCTAAAGATATTGTTGTATCTGGTTGGATTCGACGAGTGCAACCAGACCCCATATTTATGAAGAAGTTAGAACAAACAAAAACAGATGCAGAGCGTGCTGATTTGTATGCCAGTGCGGGACTTTGGCAAGATGCACTTGTCACATTAGCTCAACCTCGTTACACTCAACCTAATAACTCTCAGTTGGCTACAAGTTGGACAAAACTTTTGCAAACTGAAAAATTAGAAGCGATCGCACAAGAACCGCTTTTAAGTAATCGTTAG
- a CDS encoding Gfo/Idh/MocA family protein, with translation MTATNSKHKVRYAVVGLGWIAQATVLPAFAQAENSQLVALFSEDPLKREELGKQYGVKTYSYDEYDNCLRSGEIDAVYIALPNHLHCDYTVRAANTKVHVLCEKPMAVTEQECEQMIRAAIDNNVKLMIAYRLHFDQANMQAVEIVNSGKIGDPRIFNSVFTQQVVEGNVRLEPISNGGGTIYDMGVYCINAARYLFRDEPTEVLALSASKGEKRFEEADEMTSAILRFPGERLATFTSGFGAAPVSTFQVVGTKGDLRMDSAYSYQGELKQQITINNETQEQSYPAGNQFAAEIVYFSDCVLSGKDPEPSGEEGLADIRITRAINTSAQTGQPIQLSEFQRQYRPSAQQIIQRPETQQPELIHAADPSGRS, from the coding sequence ATGACAGCTACAAACAGTAAGCACAAAGTTCGTTACGCTGTTGTGGGATTGGGGTGGATTGCTCAAGCAACTGTCCTGCCTGCTTTTGCCCAGGCCGAAAATTCACAACTGGTTGCCTTGTTTTCTGAAGACCCACTTAAGCGTGAAGAACTAGGCAAGCAGTATGGAGTTAAGACTTATTCCTATGATGAGTATGACAACTGCTTAAGAAGCGGTGAAATTGATGCAGTTTACATAGCACTACCCAACCATCTGCACTGCGATTACACCGTGCGAGCGGCAAATACTAAAGTTCATGTGCTTTGCGAAAAGCCAATGGCAGTCACAGAGCAAGAGTGCGAACAGATGATTCGTGCGGCTATTGATAATAACGTCAAGCTGATGATTGCTTACCGTCTGCACTTTGACCAAGCAAATATGCAGGCAGTAGAGATTGTCAATTCTGGAAAAATTGGCGATCCCCGTATCTTTAACTCCGTATTTACTCAACAGGTTGTTGAAGGTAACGTGCGGTTAGAGCCAATCTCCAATGGCGGCGGTACAATTTACGATATGGGTGTGTATTGTATCAATGCTGCCCGATATCTGTTTCGAGACGAACCCACTGAAGTCTTAGCTTTAAGTGCAAGCAAAGGCGAAAAGCGTTTTGAAGAAGCTGATGAAATGACTAGTGCTATTCTGCGTTTTCCGGGAGAGAGACTGGCGACTTTTACGTCTGGCTTTGGTGCTGCACCAGTTTCGACTTTCCAAGTCGTGGGTACAAAAGGCGATTTGCGGATGGACTCAGCATACTCTTATCAGGGAGAACTGAAGCAACAAATCACCATCAACAATGAAACACAGGAACAATCCTATCCTGCAGGAAACCAATTTGCAGCAGAAATTGTCTACTTCTCAGACTGTGTGCTCAGTGGGAAAGACCCAGAACCATCAGGTGAGGAGGGATTAGCAGATATTCGCATTACCCGTGCTATCAACACTTCAGCACAAACGGGTCAGCCCATACAGCTTAGCGAGTTTCAGCGCCAGTACAGACCATCAGCCCAGCAAATTATTCAACGTCCTGAGACTCAACAACCAGAATTGATTCATGCAGCAGACCCTTCGGGTAGGTCGTAA
- a CDS encoding SDR family oxidoreductase: MWKQQVESIPMKRAAEPQEIAHAAVYLASKDGRYIHGTTLFIDGGLMQNLGQGA; encoded by the coding sequence GTGTGGAAACAGCAGGTGGAGTCAATTCCGATGAAACGAGCTGCTGAGCCACAGGAAATTGCCCATGCTGCTGTTTACCTGGCATCCAAGGATGGACGTTATATTCACGGTACAACCTTATTTATAGATGGTGGACTGATGCAAAATTTGGGTCAGGGTGCTTAA
- a CDS encoding YbhB/YbcL family Raf kinase inhibitor-like protein: MALNIKDLRIASPAFSSLDRIPKHYTALGDNVSPPLEWSGLPPKTQQLALICHDPDAPLPYGFTHWVLYGIPPTVSQLAEASDSKFIEGMNSSDKPGYTGPMPPEGHGLHHYYFWLYALDTELDLKPGLNCQQLLDAIANHVIEQARLVGVYER, from the coding sequence ATGGCTCTGAATATTAAGGATTTACGGATTGCCAGCCCTGCATTCTCCTCCCTCGATCGTATTCCCAAACACTACACCGCTCTGGGCGACAATGTCTCACCTCCATTAGAGTGGAGCGGACTGCCACCGAAGACTCAACAACTGGCATTAATCTGCCATGACCCAGATGCGCCGCTTCCTTACGGATTTACACATTGGGTGCTCTACGGCATTCCGCCAACTGTCAGTCAGCTTGCTGAAGCAAGTGACAGCAAGTTCATCGAAGGCATGAACAGTTCTGATAAACCAGGGTATACCGGACCAATGCCGCCAGAAGGTCACGGTCTTCATCATTACTATTTTTGGTTGTATGCCTTGGACACAGAACTCGACCTCAAACCGGGCTTGAACTGCCAGCAACTTCTTGATGCGATCGCTAATCATGTGATTGAGCAGGCGCGGCTCGTTGGAGTTTACGAGCGTTGA
- a CDS encoding trypsin-like peptidase domain-containing protein, with translation MYNNSAGIDWSVCDQKNFYFSHPYLSQKTQQIYLTDIKRLLQKLLTCILILLLSVGIVLLSGWLSPAYGYEDLASVGSTLLAQVDPESNFVTEAVEKVESAVVQVNVSRALGGDVPDVLKPFLGGVRAAPPSAQILRGIGYGFVIDSAGLILTNAHVVDEADTVTVSFQDGRILKGKVLGKDPVTDVAVIQVQAENKLPTVVMGDSDKVRQGQWAIAIGNPLGLQETVTVGVISGTERSSVDIGIPDKRIGFIQTDAAINPGNSGGPLLNALGEVIGINTAIIGGTQGLGFAIRINGAAVIAQQLITMGKVEHPYIGIQMVTLNSQVKQQINNAFNSKIQVEDEQGINA, from the coding sequence ATGTACAACAATAGCGCAGGCATTGACTGGTCAGTTTGCGACCAAAAAAACTTTTACTTCAGTCACCCCTACTTAAGTCAAAAAACACAGCAGATTTATCTGACAGATATTAAGCGCTTGTTACAAAAGTTACTTACTTGTATACTCATTCTGTTATTGAGTGTTGGTATCGTATTGCTTAGTGGTTGGTTAAGTCCTGCCTATGGCTATGAGGATTTGGCTAGCGTTGGCAGTACTCTTTTGGCACAAGTTGACCCAGAATCTAATTTTGTGACAGAAGCTGTAGAAAAAGTAGAGTCTGCTGTCGTTCAGGTGAATGTCTCCCGTGCTTTAGGAGGAGATGTGCCAGATGTCCTCAAACCGTTTCTAGGTGGTGTTCGAGCAGCTCCACCTTCGGCACAAATTTTGCGGGGAATTGGTTACGGTTTTGTGATTGACTCTGCTGGTCTGATTCTGACCAATGCTCACGTTGTGGATGAAGCAGATACAGTTACCGTCTCCTTCCAAGATGGTCGGATCTTGAAAGGTAAAGTTTTAGGGAAAGATCCGGTGACCGATGTAGCTGTTATTCAGGTACAAGCAGAGAACAAGTTACCGACGGTTGTCATGGGTGATTCTGATAAAGTCCGACAGGGGCAATGGGCGATAGCTATTGGTAACCCCCTCGGTTTACAAGAAACCGTAACGGTTGGCGTGATTAGTGGAACTGAGCGATCCAGTGTAGACATTGGTATACCGGATAAGCGCATTGGCTTTATTCAAACTGATGCCGCAATCAATCCCGGTAATTCTGGTGGACCACTTTTAAATGCCTTAGGTGAAGTCATTGGCATTAATACTGCTATTATTGGGGGAACACAGGGTCTTGGCTTTGCTATTCGCATCAACGGCGCAGCAGTAATTGCCCAGCAGCTCATTACCATGGGGAAAGTTGAACATCCTTATATTGGTATCCAAATGGTCACTCTCAACTCGCAAGTCAAGCAGCAAATTAACAACGCTTTTAACAGCAAGATTCAGGTTGAAGATGAGCAAGGAATTAACGCTTAG
- a CDS encoding filamentous hemagglutinin N-terminal domain-containing protein — MNAKPLGVQISKKILYNNPIKLISQFTYVFFTLTNPAIAQISPDSTLSNPTVVTSGATPSLDFVITGGTQVGNNLFHSFTTFSVPTGGASIFNNDSSIENIISRVTGGAISNINGLIQTQGKANLFLINPNGIIFGPNAALNIGGSFIATTANSLKLSNGDEFSVTNPTTPLLTISVPIGLQFGKNTGAIVNQSQFNGDGTVTNFFGEPAGLQGQSNTTLALVGGEVMGANGNITVPGGRIELGSMDDDSFVSLNPTSQGFALGYTGVRTFQNLQLQESSIDASGSGGGNVQIQGQAVNLTNHSSITALTDVDGTVSGGGIAIRANQLLVSDSEIQTIASGSVSGGDVTLEAEKMTFNGVNTVVFTETEGAGHGGNMTIRSADVELTNLSIIGTQTTGMGSGGNVIIDTKNLSIWDGAQVAVNTKSSGLGGNLTVKASNSIAIVGESKLFDMPFPSLLFTETTGSGKAGDITIETGNLSVRDGARISASTFNDGDAGNIAIQTRKVELIGNLIASQASGIFSQVEPGASGQGGNIAIDTKTLSVRSGSQVSAGTFGSGNAGSLSVVAPTVEVRGEATDSQFSGLFAQVETGATSQGGNVTLTTEQLTLQGERARISASTYDRGVGGSVGINTRQLLLRDGAQIQATTNGLAPGGKIDVTATDTVELVGTSTLGQSLSGLFTSTFGEAPAGNLTINTNNLSVQNGASISASTFGGSEGGNITINASGTVNLIGTSPDGKASSGLYVQATGTGKAGDINLTARSLLLDQQGKILAETASDDGGEISLQVRDIIQMRQGSLISATAGTTSGQGNGGNININTTFLVTVSSENSDIKADALEGRGGNIKISAQSVFGTEFRFQETALSDITASSTYGVSGAVEIKTPDVDPTQGLVDLPVQLADASNLIAQGCRANPGQAVGKFVVTGRGGLLPSPESTLNADISLQDLDTSPIPRESRGAGEQRSRGAEEQESIAEAQAIAINSKGEIFLTAQASAVTPHSPWLSSTDCKGK, encoded by the coding sequence ATGAACGCTAAGCCACTAGGCGTCCAAATATCAAAAAAAATTTTATACAATAACCCTATCAAGCTCATCAGTCAATTTACGTATGTTTTTTTTACATTGACCAATCCTGCGATCGCACAAATTTCTCCGGATAGCACGCTGTCTAACCCAACGGTTGTGACGAGTGGAGCAACACCGAGTCTAGATTTTGTCATTACAGGAGGAACACAGGTAGGCAATAACCTGTTTCACAGCTTCACTACCTTTTCTGTTCCCACAGGAGGAGCTAGTATTTTCAACAATGACTCAAGTATTGAAAATATCATTAGTCGTGTGACTGGTGGAGCCATATCTAATATTAATGGTTTAATTCAGACTCAAGGCAAAGCCAACCTGTTTCTGATTAATCCAAATGGTATTATCTTTGGTCCAAACGCCGCGCTCAATATTGGTGGCTCCTTTATTGCAACTACTGCCAATAGTTTAAAACTTTCCAATGGAGATGAATTCAGCGTTACCAATCCTACCACCCCTTTGTTAACCATTAGCGTTCCTATTGGCTTGCAATTCGGTAAAAATACGGGTGCCATTGTGAATCAATCCCAATTTAATGGGGATGGAACAGTCACAAACTTTTTTGGAGAACCAGCTGGGCTTCAAGGACAATCTAATACAACCTTGGCACTTGTTGGTGGTGAAGTCATGGGGGCAAATGGAAATATCACTGTTCCTGGCGGACGAATTGAACTGGGCAGTATGGATGATGACAGTTTTGTCAGTTTAAATCCAACATCTCAAGGGTTTGCTTTGGGATATACAGGTGTTCGGACATTTCAAAATCTTCAACTTCAAGAATCTTCAATTGACGCTAGCGGTTCAGGTGGCGGTAACGTTCAAATTCAAGGGCAGGCAGTGAACTTAACAAACCATTCAAGTATTACTGCTTTGACGGATGTCGATGGTACCGTAAGTGGTGGTGGAATTGCGATCCGAGCTAATCAATTATTGGTAAGTGATTCTGAGATACAGACGATAGCATCTGGTTCAGTTTCAGGGGGAGACGTGACTCTGGAAGCTGAGAAAATGACCTTCAATGGGGTTAACACAGTTGTTTTTACAGAAACAGAGGGTGCGGGTCATGGAGGGAACATGACTATTCGGTCTGCTGATGTAGAATTGACCAACCTCAGTATCATAGGAACTCAGACGACAGGGATGGGGTCTGGTGGTAATGTTATAATTGATACTAAAAATTTAAGCATTTGGGATGGAGCGCAGGTAGCTGTCAATACGAAAAGTAGTGGATTGGGCGGTAACCTAACAGTGAAAGCCTCGAACTCTATTGCCATAGTAGGAGAGTCAAAACTATTTGATATGCCATTTCCCAGTCTCTTGTTTACTGAAACAACTGGATCTGGAAAAGCTGGAGACATCACAATTGAAACTGGAAATTTGAGTGTCCGCGATGGAGCAAGGATATCTGCTTCTACGTTCAATGACGGAGATGCAGGTAATATAGCGATTCAGACTAGGAAAGTAGAACTGATAGGCAACCTAATTGCCAGCCAAGCTAGTGGTATATTTAGCCAAGTTGAACCAGGAGCAAGCGGTCAGGGTGGAAATATCGCGATCGATACCAAAACATTAAGTGTTCGGAGCGGTTCTCAGGTGTCGGCTGGTACATTTGGCTCTGGTAATGCTGGCAGTCTTTCTGTCGTTGCTCCTACAGTAGAAGTGCGGGGAGAAGCTACAGATTCACAATTCAGTGGTTTGTTCGCTCAGGTAGAGACTGGAGCAACAAGTCAAGGAGGTAATGTAACTTTAACAACCGAACAATTGACTCTCCAAGGAGAACGAGCACGAATTTCCGCTTCTACATACGATCGCGGTGTGGGAGGAAGTGTTGGTATTAACACCAGGCAATTACTGTTACGGGATGGTGCTCAAATTCAGGCAACAACCAATGGTCTAGCACCTGGTGGAAAAATCGACGTGACAGCTACAGATACAGTTGAACTCGTTGGGACTTCTACGCTTGGTCAGTCTCTGAGTGGTTTGTTTACTTCAACATTTGGGGAAGCACCTGCGGGCAACTTAACTATTAATACCAACAATCTGTCCGTTCAAAATGGAGCAAGCATCTCTGCTTCTACTTTTGGTGGAAGTGAGGGAGGAAATATCACAATTAATGCATCTGGTACGGTTAATCTCATTGGAACTTCTCCAGATGGTAAGGCGAGTAGTGGGTTGTATGTACAAGCAACTGGAACTGGAAAGGCTGGTGATATTAACCTCACTGCTCGTTCGCTTTTGCTTGACCAACAAGGAAAGATTTTAGCGGAAACGGCTTCTGATGATGGTGGTGAAATTTCATTGCAAGTGAGGGATATCATCCAAATGCGTCAAGGTAGCTTAATTTCTGCAACAGCAGGAACTACCAGTGGGCAGGGAAATGGCGGCAATATTAATATTAATACAACTTTTTTGGTGACAGTTTCCTCAGAAAATAGCGATATCAAAGCTGATGCATTGGAAGGACGGGGAGGTAACATTAAAATTTCAGCTCAGAGTGTTTTTGGGACTGAGTTCCGCTTCCAAGAGACAGCTTTGAGCGATATCACTGCTAGTTCTACGTATGGGGTTAGTGGAGCTGTGGAAATTAAAACTCCTGATGTTGACCCAACTCAAGGATTGGTAGACTTACCTGTTCAATTGGCTGATGCTTCTAATCTGATTGCTCAAGGTTGTCGGGCTAACCCAGGACAAGCGGTTGGTAAGTTTGTGGTGACTGGACGGGGCGGGCTTTTGCCTAGTCCTGAAAGTACATTGAATGCGGATATTTCATTACAGGATTTGGATACATCTCCCATTCCAAGAGAGAGCAGGGGAGCAGGGGAGCAGAGGAGCAGAGGAGCAGAGGAGCAAGAGTCAATTGCTGAAGCTCAAGCGATCGCGATTAATTCCAAAGGTGAAATTTTTCTGACAGCGCAAGCTTCTGCTGTCACTCCCCACAGCCCTTGGTTATCTTCAACTGATTGTAAAGGAAAGTAA
- a CDS encoding EAL domain-containing protein, which translates to MSSLLSVVNSYCQHKAIATLSVKQSVLAASILMAGLVLATRYTGALQFLELLAFDQMVRLVSNSEPDERLLVVTITEADIEQLKQWPISDQTLAKALKNLQQYKPKVIGIDLYRNLPVPPGENALLKELRLPNVISIYELGGMDTEGVASIPGVSPEQTGFNDLLLDPDGVIRRNLMYAYEGEKKYYSFSLRLSLKYLAEQNISFKTTPDGLQLGSTTFPALSTHSGGYHNLDNAGYQAIASYRSADVARQVTFSQVLRGEINPNLVKDRVVLIGTTAPSIKDIFFTPYNAGQSAKPRTPGVFLHAQFVSQLLKTTLDREPLIWFWSEWEEALWIFSWALIGGVLACRLRHPLFLGVVGVVSWAGLYGVCFYIFLQGGWIPFVPASLTLITTGISTFCYVLLRSSLHDPLTDLPNRDCFLKSLEVAIANSQFRQNMRFAVLFLNLDRFKIINESLGYQVGDQLLKNTAQRLKASVRSRGTVARVGGDEFAILLGNINHTSEATQLADELQQQISQPFQKDGQEIFTSISIGIAFNQSELNYHPVELLRDAHIAMYRAKDLGKARHQVFATGMHTQVIKRFQLEADLRRGIELEELYLVYQPIVSLITETIAGFEALIRWNHPKYGFVSPLEFISVAEETGLIIPLGKWIFQAACRQLSIWQAQFPANPSLMMSINLSGQQLTQPDLVEYVEQSLKETGLDGRSVKLEITESVAMKDVEAAISIMLRLRGLNLRLSIDDFGTGYSSLSYLHRFPVNTLKIDRSFVSRMEDTDEDAAIVQTIIMLSHSLGMDVVAEGVETVEQKAKLQALNCEYGQGYFFAKPLDSKTATALLQSQFSTLDSCSVEEQYKMPQA; encoded by the coding sequence TTGTCTTCGCTACTATCAGTTGTTAATAGCTACTGTCAGCACAAAGCCATTGCAACATTAAGTGTCAAACAATCGGTTCTTGCTGCCAGTATTCTTATGGCAGGCTTAGTACTAGCTACCAGATACACTGGTGCATTGCAGTTTTTGGAATTACTTGCCTTTGACCAAATGGTGCGCCTTGTATCGAATTCCGAGCCAGACGAACGACTTTTGGTTGTGACAATCACAGAAGCTGATATTGAGCAACTGAAACAGTGGCCTATCTCAGACCAAACCCTTGCCAAAGCCTTAAAGAACCTGCAACAATATAAACCTAAAGTCATTGGAATAGACCTTTACCGCAATCTTCCAGTACCACCTGGTGAAAATGCCCTGCTCAAGGAACTTCGCCTTCCCAATGTAATTAGTATTTATGAACTTGGGGGTATGGATACTGAAGGAGTTGCTTCTATTCCCGGTGTATCTCCAGAACAAACAGGTTTTAACGACTTACTGCTCGATCCCGATGGTGTTATCCGTCGTAATTTAATGTACGCATATGAAGGTGAGAAAAAGTATTACTCTTTCTCTCTGCGATTGAGTCTCAAATATTTAGCCGAACAAAATATTTCATTCAAAACTACACCAGATGGATTGCAATTAGGCAGTACCACCTTTCCTGCTTTAAGTACTCATTCTGGTGGGTATCACAATCTTGACAATGCGGGCTACCAAGCGATCGCGTCTTATCGTTCGGCGGATGTAGCGAGACAAGTCACTTTCAGCCAAGTGTTACGCGGAGAAATCAATCCGAATTTGGTAAAGGATAGGGTCGTCTTAATTGGCACAACTGCACCCAGTATTAAAGACATCTTTTTCACTCCTTATAATGCAGGACAGTCAGCAAAACCAAGAACGCCAGGAGTTTTCCTCCATGCTCAATTTGTGAGCCAACTCTTAAAGACTACGCTAGATCGAGAACCGTTAATTTGGTTTTGGTCGGAATGGGAAGAAGCCCTATGGATATTTTCATGGGCTTTGATAGGTGGTGTGTTGGCTTGTCGGCTTCGACATCCTCTTTTTTTAGGGGTAGTTGGAGTTGTTTCCTGGGCTGGCTTATATGGCGTTTGCTTCTACATTTTTCTTCAAGGGGGCTGGATACCTTTTGTTCCTGCATCGCTGACATTAATTACTACAGGAATTAGTACATTTTGCTACGTTTTATTACGTAGTTCTCTTCACGATCCCCTCACCGATTTACCCAATCGAGACTGTTTTCTCAAGAGTTTGGAAGTGGCGATCGCAAACTCACAATTTCGGCAAAATATGCGATTTGCGGTGTTATTTCTCAATCTAGATCGCTTTAAGATTATCAATGAAAGCCTTGGTTACCAGGTAGGCGATCAACTCCTAAAAAATACAGCACAAAGATTAAAAGCTAGTGTCAGAAGTAGAGGAACGGTTGCAAGGGTGGGAGGAGACGAGTTTGCGATTTTACTGGGAAACATTAACCATACCAGCGAAGCGACTCAGTTAGCCGATGAACTCCAACAGCAAATCAGTCAACCCTTTCAAAAAGATGGGCAAGAAATATTCACGAGTATTAGCATTGGTATAGCCTTTAATCAAAGCGAACTTAACTACCATCCAGTAGAATTACTGAGAGACGCCCATATAGCTATGTACCGAGCAAAAGACTTAGGTAAAGCACGTCACCAAGTCTTTGCAACAGGTATGCATACCCAAGTCATCAAGCGCTTTCAACTGGAAGCAGATCTCCGTCGGGGAATAGAATTAGAAGAACTATATCTTGTATACCAGCCAATAGTGTCTCTCATTACAGAAACAATAGCTGGTTTTGAAGCGCTTATCAGGTGGAACCATCCCAAATATGGTTTTGTCTCTCCTTTAGAATTTATTTCAGTTGCAGAAGAAACTGGTCTCATTATTCCTTTAGGAAAGTGGATTTTTCAAGCCGCTTGTCGTCAATTATCTATATGGCAAGCCCAATTTCCTGCAAACCCGTCCTTAATGATGAGTATAAATCTTTCTGGGCAACAGTTAACTCAACCTGATTTAGTTGAATACGTTGAACAATCGTTAAAAGAAACCGGATTAGATGGGCGGAGTGTAAAATTAGAAATTACCGAAAGCGTAGCCATGAAAGATGTTGAAGCAGCTATCTCTATAATGCTACGACTGAGAGGCTTAAATTTAAGACTAAGTATAGACGACTTTGGTACGGGATATTCATCTCTAAGTTATCTCCACCGCTTTCCTGTGAATACGTTAAAGATAGACCGCTCATTTGTTAGTCGAATGGAAGACACTGATGAAGATGCCGCAATTGTTCAGACTATCATCATGCTAAGTCATTCATTGGGGATGGATGTTGTTGCTGAGGGTGTAGAAACAGTCGAACAAAAAGCAAAATTGCAAGCGCTCAATTGTGAATACGGACAAGGCTATTTCTTCGCCAAACCTCTAGATAGCAAGACAGCAACAGCGTTATTGCAAAGCCAGTTTTCCACACTAGATAGCTGTTCAGTGGAAGAACAGTACAAGATGCCTCAAGCATGA